The proteins below come from a single Mycobacterium parmense genomic window:
- a CDS encoding AMP-binding protein produces MHLADIWESMAQALPNATAVIHGDRRLSWKEYEQHAAQFAGLLSAYGLGRDAKVGLLLYNCPEYLEAQFGAFKARAVPINVNYRYLGDELAHVLDNADAQALVYHASLADRVQQVLGRLPKLRLLLEVDDNAHQRVAPVVQGALGYTVALADAAAQPVIDRGEDDLYMLYTGGTTGLPKGVMYDIGDVTRAFLYSGSNIYRRRTHGEPVTDPAQAVAGAVATHEQRQALATFACPPLMHGAGMWIGAITPHLFGAPVVLATNRSFDGDAFVRTVTRHAVAVAVIVGDAFARPIVEALDRGASRGLQADLSSLEILASSGAMLSDHLKSRLLQHMPRVTLADLLGSSEGAMGAKYVRRGQNPTTARFNPSPGVKVLRDDGTEVMPGSGEIGTVALTGIMVPRGYYKDPERSQRTFRVIDGARYSFPGDMATVEPDGSVRLLGRGNHCINTGGEKVYPEEVEQALKTHPGVADSLVFGVDDETLGQRVVALVQLAPHAGEVSDEDIVAAVRQRLSGFKAPRKICRVDVVPRSPSGKADYGAARRLFVAAAGV; encoded by the coding sequence ATGCATCTCGCCGACATCTGGGAGTCGATGGCGCAGGCGCTGCCGAACGCGACCGCGGTAATCCACGGCGACCGCAGGCTCAGCTGGAAAGAGTACGAGCAGCACGCTGCGCAATTCGCGGGGCTGCTGTCTGCGTATGGACTAGGTCGCGACGCCAAGGTCGGGCTCTTGCTGTATAACTGCCCGGAGTACCTGGAGGCCCAGTTCGGGGCATTCAAGGCCCGTGCGGTGCCGATTAATGTCAACTACCGCTACTTGGGCGATGAGTTGGCGCACGTGCTCGACAACGCCGACGCGCAAGCGCTGGTCTACCATGCCAGCCTGGCCGACCGGGTCCAACAGGTGCTCGGTCGCCTCCCTAAACTGCGTCTGCTCCTCGAAGTCGATGACAATGCGCACCAACGTGTCGCCCCGGTCGTGCAGGGCGCGCTGGGCTACACCGTGGCACTCGCCGACGCCGCAGCTCAACCCGTCATCGACCGCGGTGAAGATGATCTCTACATGCTCTACACCGGCGGCACGACCGGCCTGCCCAAAGGAGTGATGTACGACATCGGCGATGTCACGCGGGCCTTCTTGTACTCCGGATCCAACATCTACCGGCGAAGGACTCACGGCGAGCCGGTCACCGATCCCGCCCAGGCCGTTGCTGGCGCCGTCGCGACCCACGAGCAGCGCCAGGCGTTAGCCACTTTCGCTTGCCCGCCACTCATGCACGGCGCAGGCATGTGGATTGGCGCGATCACCCCGCACTTGTTTGGGGCCCCGGTCGTCCTGGCCACCAACCGCAGCTTCGACGGCGATGCCTTCGTGCGCACCGTGACCCGCCACGCAGTAGCGGTAGCCGTCATTGTCGGCGATGCGTTTGCCCGCCCCATCGTCGAGGCACTAGACCGCGGCGCCTCCCGTGGCTTGCAGGCCGATCTCAGCAGTCTGGAAATCCTTGCCTCAAGTGGAGCAATGCTGTCCGACCACCTCAAAAGTCGACTGCTGCAACACATGCCACGCGTGACGCTGGCCGACCTGCTCGGGTCAAGCGAGGGTGCGATGGGTGCCAAATACGTCCGCAGAGGCCAGAATCCAACGACAGCACGATTCAACCCCAGCCCAGGGGTCAAAGTATTGCGTGACGATGGCACTGAAGTGATGCCCGGTTCTGGCGAGATCGGCACCGTGGCCCTCACCGGAATTATGGTCCCGCGCGGCTACTACAAGGATCCTGAACGCAGCCAACGCACCTTCCGCGTGATTGATGGTGCCCGATACTCATTTCCCGGCGATATGGCCACCGTCGAACCGGACGGATCCGTGCGACTACTCGGCCGAGGCAACCATTGCATCAACACCGGCGGCGAGAAGGTCTACCCCGAAGAAGTCGAACAGGCACTCAAGACCCACCCCGGCGTGGCCGACAGTCTCGTTTTCGGTGTCGACGACGAAACACTGGGCCAACGGGTGGTCGCCCTCGTCCAATTGGCTCCCCACGCAGGCGAAGTATCCGACGAAGACATCGTCGCGGCGGTGCGCCAGCGCCTGTCGGGGTTTAAGGCACCCCGCAAAATCTGCCGGGTTGACGTGGTCCCACGCAGCCCATCCGGCAAAGCCGATTACGGCGCGGCGCGTCGTTTGTTCGTCGCGGCAGCCGGTGTGTAA
- a CDS encoding MlaD family protein — translation MRLRDVLSFLTFGLMIAFAIGYIGSLGVRVGLPSHRTDVSMDVADVNGLVVGSNVLLRGVPVGKVSNIRSSVDRATVNFYFDDRFHVPVDSDVRLENLSALGESYIELVPRSQRGPMLRNGQRIATESVTQPASISELATSVVRVLNQLDPGALDRVTHEADTALPPPDDVLPKLSRTSRLLRNTAADMHGRGRELLDNFQILLGNAGWLGPLLADLTPMVNSLNPHLRSLFSSFPAAVDLGAPEMYYKLDAFLARIQKLLDNNGGDFKVLGEAFRPHIQGIAGALLNFDTGQILANVLDGLPKDGAITLHVSLPEH, via the coding sequence GCAATCGGCTACATCGGCTCGTTGGGCGTACGGGTGGGGCTGCCGTCTCACCGCACCGATGTTTCGATGGACGTCGCCGACGTTAATGGCCTGGTGGTCGGGTCAAATGTTTTGCTGCGCGGTGTGCCCGTGGGCAAGGTCAGCAATATTCGATCGTCGGTCGACCGGGCAACTGTTAACTTCTACTTCGATGATCGATTCCACGTCCCCGTGGACAGCGACGTCCGTCTGGAGAATCTCTCTGCGCTCGGCGAATCCTATATTGAACTGGTGCCGCGCAGTCAGCGCGGACCGATGCTACGCAACGGCCAGCGCATCGCAACGGAATCCGTGACACAGCCAGCATCGATCTCTGAACTGGCGACCAGCGTCGTGCGGGTCCTCAACCAGCTGGACCCCGGCGCGCTCGATCGTGTCACCCACGAAGCCGACACTGCGCTGCCCCCGCCGGATGATGTGTTGCCCAAACTGTCACGCACCAGCAGACTGTTGCGCAACACCGCCGCCGACATGCACGGTCGCGGGCGTGAACTACTTGACAACTTCCAGATCCTGCTGGGAAACGCCGGCTGGCTTGGGCCTCTGCTCGCTGACCTCACACCGATGGTCAACAGCCTCAACCCGCACCTGCGATCACTGTTTAGCTCCTTTCCGGCCGCCGTCGATCTGGGCGCCCCGGAGATGTATTACAAACTCGATGCTTTCCTCGCCCGAATTCAGAAGCTCTTAGACAACAATGGAGGCGACTTTAAGGTGTTGGGCGAAGCGTTTCGCCCGCACATTCAAGGGATCGCTGGCGCGTTGCTGAACTTCGACACCGGCCAGATTCTGGCCAATGTGTTGGACGGGCTGCCGAAGGACGGCGCAATCACACTGCACGTCAGCCTGCCCGAGCATTAG
- a CDS encoding aldehyde dehydrogenase yields the protein MQYRHTTLYIDGQWRKPVGGETIPVISPTTEQQIGVVPRAAIADVDTAVGAARRALRSPEWSTIGAEGRSKILLQLADQLETNTTERAALTSIQNGMPITLAGFAEGYAPVVMLRYYAALAAELRAEERRPRIGGGGQTIVRREPVGVVAAIVPWNYPQGLTMFKLAPALAAGCTVVLKPAPETTLDALELAACAERAGLPSGVLNVVTGGADIGKYLVSHPGVHKVAFTGSTAAGRSIGEVCGRLLRPVTLELGGKSAAIVLDDADLASTVTGLATASLLNNGQTCYLSTRILVPRSRHDEVLEALAAMASTLAVGDPLDPSTHVGPLVSHRQRERVESYIEMGKTSGATLAAGGSRSDRETGWFVQPTVFGGVDNANRVAREEIFGPVLAVIPYNDVDDAVSIANDSEYGLGGTIWTSDTDKGLDIARRVETGSVGVNFYELDLGAPFGGVKASGLGRELGPEGLAAYYQLKSIYLR from the coding sequence ATGCAATATCGGCACACCACGCTCTACATAGACGGGCAGTGGCGCAAACCGGTTGGGGGAGAAACGATTCCCGTTATCTCCCCAACCACGGAGCAGCAGATCGGCGTCGTCCCAAGAGCTGCCATCGCCGATGTTGACACCGCGGTCGGTGCGGCGCGGCGAGCACTGCGTTCGCCCGAGTGGTCGACGATCGGGGCCGAGGGCCGCTCCAAAATCTTGTTGCAGTTGGCGGATCAGTTGGAGACCAACACGACTGAACGTGCCGCGCTGACCAGCATCCAAAACGGTATGCCCATTACGCTCGCCGGGTTTGCCGAGGGCTACGCGCCCGTGGTGATGCTGCGTTACTACGCCGCGTTGGCCGCCGAGCTGCGAGCCGAAGAGCGGCGCCCGCGTATCGGAGGTGGCGGCCAGACGATCGTGCGGCGCGAACCAGTCGGCGTGGTGGCGGCCATCGTCCCGTGGAACTATCCCCAGGGGCTCACGATGTTCAAACTGGCGCCCGCCCTTGCCGCGGGATGCACGGTGGTCCTCAAACCGGCGCCAGAGACCACGTTGGACGCCTTGGAGCTGGCGGCGTGCGCCGAACGGGCCGGCCTGCCGTCCGGTGTCCTCAACGTGGTCACCGGAGGCGCCGACATCGGCAAATACCTGGTGTCGCATCCCGGTGTGCACAAGGTGGCGTTCACCGGCTCGACGGCCGCCGGTCGCTCCATCGGCGAAGTCTGCGGGCGGCTGTTGCGCCCGGTGACCCTAGAGCTTGGCGGCAAATCGGCGGCGATCGTGCTCGATGACGCTGATCTCGCATCCACCGTCACCGGCCTGGCGACCGCTTCGCTGCTCAACAACGGTCAAACCTGTTACCTGTCAACCAGAATCCTGGTGCCACGATCGCGCCACGACGAGGTGCTCGAGGCCCTGGCCGCCATGGCATCGACGTTGGCGGTCGGTGATCCTCTTGACCCGAGCACCCATGTGGGGCCACTGGTCTCACACCGCCAGCGGGAGCGTGTGGAGTCCTACATCGAGATGGGCAAAACCAGCGGGGCGACCCTGGCCGCCGGCGGAAGCCGATCCGATCGGGAAACGGGCTGGTTTGTGCAGCCGACCGTTTTCGGCGGTGTTGATAACGCGAACCGTGTCGCTCGCGAGGAAATCTTCGGCCCCGTGCTGGCCGTCATCCCCTACAACGACGTCGACGACGCCGTGTCCATCGCCAACGACTCCGAATACGGACTCGGCGGCACCATCTGGACCTCCGATACCGACAAGGGCCTCGACATCGCGCGCCGCGTCGAAACGGGCAGCGTCGGAGTCAACTTCTACGAGCTCGACCTCGGCGCACCCTTCGGAGGCGTCAAGGCCAGCGGTCTAGGGCGCGAACTGGGACCCGAAGGTCTCGCGGCCTACTACCAACTCAAATCGATCTACCTTCGGTGA
- a CDS encoding SDR family NAD(P)-dependent oxidoreductase has translation MVDRGWGRIANIGSLASLLVATPSETTYSGIKALVLRFSETIDAEFRDAGIRCTVSLPGATEPKSSVRQMDWVVSNKIEFSAH, from the coding sequence ATGGTGGATCGCGGCTGGGGCCGCATCGCCAATATCGGATCTTTGGCGAGCCTTTTGGTTGCAACGCCCTCAGAAACTACCTACAGCGGGATTAAGGCCCTCGTGTTGCGCTTCAGCGAGACCATCGACGCGGAATTTCGCGACGCCGGTATCCGGTGTACTGTCAGTCTTCCCGGCGCCACAGAACCGAAATCTTCAGTGAGGCAGATGGATTGGGTGGTTTCAAACAAGATCGAGTTCTCGGCGCACTAA
- a CDS encoding ferredoxin, with protein sequence MKRVTIDEDLCQGAKECAAIAAEAVEFDNDGIAHATAAVLADDIASRMEAACPSMAITATDVLVDPADGNS encoded by the coding sequence ATGAAACGCGTCACAATCGATGAAGACCTGTGCCAAGGCGCCAAAGAGTGCGCCGCCATCGCAGCCGAAGCCGTCGAATTCGACAATGACGGCATCGCGCATGCCACCGCCGCAGTCCTCGCCGACGACATCGCCAGCCGGATGGAAGCCGCATGTCCAAGCATGGCGATCACTGCTACCGACGTCTTAGTAGATCCCGCCGACGGTAATAGTTAA
- a CDS encoding aminoglycoside phosphotransferase family protein has protein sequence MSHVVTGAAGGSGSLDAQPPRIGSVPSVADGLRLAVRLAPMVAATMFDRVQWWPVSRTSQVPGRLEHITPRWVSGVLRPHLAGARVVLVSVERHSAGTSVRARLRLRYSSINNTGHLPATVFVKSTPTLVTRIGNGLTGTAPAEAGFYNELRHLFDLEAPYGYYSASEPRSGRAVHLLEDLVATRQATFCEPTTVISRQQAELVVDQLARLHARAVTLDLSDACKPRWLRSYPHWWAVTGSISSIRRYHLRGQRRADDEGLTPPSLVGRGEQLWRSFEASVHAHRGLPRTLIHGDPHLGNWYVTGAGRMGLCDWQCISAGHWSRDLSYALASALSIDQRRDWEHALLDRYLDRLASEGGLALPRAQAWTLYRQQLVGALAMWTTTLYPPRFLPAMQPKSTSAEMLRRILTAIDDHDALDVP, from the coding sequence GTGTCGCACGTCGTGACGGGCGCGGCGGGCGGTTCGGGCTCGCTCGACGCGCAGCCTCCCCGGATTGGCTCGGTCCCGTCGGTCGCCGATGGCTTACGCCTGGCGGTCCGTTTGGCTCCCATGGTTGCCGCCACGATGTTCGATCGCGTGCAGTGGTGGCCGGTGAGCAGGACGTCGCAGGTTCCTGGGCGCCTCGAGCACATCACGCCGAGATGGGTTTCTGGGGTGCTTCGGCCGCACTTGGCTGGTGCCAGGGTCGTGCTGGTGTCGGTGGAGCGCCATTCGGCGGGAACGTCGGTGCGCGCCCGACTTCGCCTGCGGTACAGCTCCATCAACAACACCGGGCACCTGCCCGCCACCGTGTTTGTCAAGAGCACCCCGACCCTGGTGACCAGGATCGGCAACGGGCTAACGGGAACCGCGCCGGCCGAAGCGGGGTTCTACAACGAGCTGCGCCACCTCTTTGACCTTGAAGCACCGTACGGTTATTACAGTGCTAGCGAGCCGCGTTCGGGCCGCGCGGTCCATCTGCTTGAAGATTTGGTGGCGACCCGCCAGGCGACGTTTTGTGAACCGACCACGGTAATCTCGCGCCAGCAGGCGGAACTGGTCGTCGACCAGCTGGCCCGCCTTCACGCGCGGGCCGTCACGCTCGATCTCTCCGACGCGTGCAAGCCGCGGTGGCTTCGCAGCTATCCGCATTGGTGGGCCGTCACCGGTTCGATCTCGTCCATCCGTCGCTACCATCTGCGCGGCCAGCGCCGCGCCGACGACGAAGGCCTGACACCGCCGAGCCTCGTCGGGCGCGGTGAGCAGTTGTGGCGCAGTTTCGAAGCCTCAGTCCACGCTCACCGCGGGTTGCCTCGCACCCTCATCCACGGTGACCCTCATCTAGGGAACTGGTACGTCACGGGGGCGGGTCGGATGGGATTGTGTGACTGGCAGTGCATTTCGGCCGGGCATTGGTCGCGCGATCTGTCCTACGCATTAGCCTCGGCGCTGAGCATCGATCAGCGGCGGGACTGGGAGCATGCGTTGCTGGATCGCTATCTCGATCGGCTGGCCAGCGAAGGTGGACTGGCCCTGCCTCGCGCGCAGGCCTGGACTCTGTACCGCCAGCAGCTAGTCGGCGCGTTGGCCATGTGGACGACGACGCTCTACCCGCCGCGCTTCTTACCCGCGATGCAGCCGAAATCGACCTCCGCGGAGATGCTGCGTCGCATTCTGACCGCCATCGATGATCACGACGCACTCGACGTGCCCTGA
- a CDS encoding Lrp/AsnC family transcriptional regulator — protein sequence MNDDITADRAILRVPDVQRASAGLTFVDGRSPSSSHAALDEVDKALIDHLLADGKITNRELAQRIGVSESVVSMRLRKMTASGLLVFAAIIDWEVAGFDWFVICRIKTRGRSPRDVAQDIGVFPQCDAVAVSVGSYDVLAYFLVPDLAELRDVINELATIHGVSDLDVDLAIETTVPQYGRQLFLSRNAPPIRLPAPKIDLDEIDIAIMQQLIDDGRQSSRNIARRLHVSEGTVRARINRLIQSGLVRVVAMVEPVALGVIGVIASISIRADRARLHYIHKELAAVPNVVFSAICLGSWDMHVTVTATTAYQLMQIVGTIQAIDGVTATDAMLMTDVIRLSSYMKRLDAA from the coding sequence ATGAACGACGACATCACGGCAGACCGGGCGATCCTGCGGGTGCCAGACGTTCAGCGCGCCTCGGCAGGCTTGACTTTCGTCGACGGCCGTAGTCCGTCGTCATCGCACGCGGCACTTGATGAAGTCGACAAGGCCCTCATCGATCATTTGCTCGCCGACGGCAAGATCACCAATCGTGAACTCGCCCAACGAATTGGTGTCAGCGAGTCGGTGGTCAGTATGCGTCTACGCAAAATGACGGCCAGCGGCCTCTTGGTTTTTGCCGCAATAATTGATTGGGAGGTAGCCGGTTTCGACTGGTTTGTCATCTGCCGCATCAAAACGCGGGGGCGCTCACCGCGCGATGTGGCACAGGACATCGGCGTGTTTCCGCAATGTGATGCGGTCGCAGTGTCGGTGGGTTCATACGATGTTCTGGCGTATTTCTTGGTGCCCGACCTCGCCGAACTTCGAGATGTGATCAATGAGTTGGCCACCATTCACGGCGTCTCCGATCTTGACGTCGATCTTGCCATCGAGACGACCGTTCCCCAATACGGTCGGCAGCTCTTTCTGTCCAGGAACGCGCCACCGATCCGGTTACCCGCGCCCAAGATCGACCTTGACGAAATAGACATCGCCATCATGCAGCAGCTCATCGACGACGGCCGTCAATCGAGCCGCAACATCGCGCGCAGACTTCATGTTTCAGAGGGCACGGTCCGGGCCCGCATTAACCGCCTAATCCAGTCAGGATTGGTCCGGGTGGTGGCAATGGTCGAGCCGGTGGCCCTTGGCGTAATAGGAGTGATCGCTTCGATATCGATTCGGGCAGATCGCGCTCGACTGCATTACATCCACAAGGAACTCGCTGCGGTCCCTAACGTTGTTTTCTCGGCGATATGCCTGGGTAGCTGGGATATGCATGTGACGGTGACGGCCACAACTGCATATCAGCTAATGCAGATTGTGGGCACAATACAAGCGATCGACGGGGTAACGGCCACAGACGCGATGCTCATGACTGACGTGATCCGGCTGAGTTCATATATGAAACGCCTGGATGCTGCCTAA
- a CDS encoding cytochrome P450, whose amino-acid sequence MLRKLWFTALYEPDLRNRLAVTLLYLQFTTRWLRVLAITQRTGQPVSAAAGNISQAKPADRAPGPGTGRLALMFARSRDPFQLLADCVTRYGDVYSLPLGPGGTTVVNDPRYVGDWLIDYSRYHKGIMSRALVPALGESIPVADGEAWQRNRKALNPAFSRRNLNGIAQILESSVEETLARWDAIADCGEEVDIYRELSILTMAALQRSMFSSSVSADSVPELVDLFRIQTTYMGGLMLTFWAPSWVPTPGGRAGRRAVLAIRGRIEEAIADRRANPTDTPDVLNTLLDLGADDGAPLEHENLVDQLMGLWFGGFDTTASALVWTVAMLAQNPDAMEALRAEADAYTGDFDSYGELAKLPYAKAAFDEAQRFQGALLLTRQALEDDEIAGYFVPAGSQVGVSAYTINRHPALWDHPDRYDPMRWLDDRKNSHHRFQWVQFGGGPRHCIGVGLAYLEAQFALTKIAQRFYIQPRPGWTPRHEFHLSVGLKGGLPGRIIHRHRKATE is encoded by the coding sequence GTGCTACGAAAACTCTGGTTCACAGCCTTGTATGAGCCAGATTTGCGTAATAGACTAGCAGTAACGCTGCTGTACCTACAGTTCACAACGAGGTGGTTGAGAGTTTTGGCGATTACGCAACGAACGGGTCAGCCAGTGTCGGCTGCTGCGGGCAATATCTCCCAGGCCAAGCCGGCAGATCGTGCGCCGGGGCCGGGGACGGGGCGGCTGGCTCTGATGTTCGCGCGGTCGCGAGATCCGTTTCAGCTGCTCGCCGATTGCGTGACGCGTTACGGCGATGTGTATTCGTTGCCGTTGGGGCCGGGTGGGACGACGGTGGTCAACGACCCGCGTTACGTCGGGGACTGGCTCATCGACTACTCCCGTTATCACAAAGGCATCATGTCGCGGGCGTTGGTGCCGGCGTTGGGGGAGAGCATCCCGGTGGCCGACGGCGAGGCGTGGCAGCGTAACCGCAAGGCGCTCAACCCAGCCTTTTCACGACGAAACCTCAACGGCATCGCCCAGATCTTGGAGAGTTCGGTCGAGGAGACGTTGGCGCGCTGGGATGCGATCGCCGACTGCGGTGAGGAAGTCGACATCTATCGGGAGTTGTCGATCCTGACGATGGCGGCCCTGCAGCGCTCAATGTTTTCCTCGTCGGTGTCGGCTGACAGCGTTCCGGAGTTGGTGGATCTGTTCCGGATCCAAACCACCTACATGGGTGGGCTCATGCTTACTTTCTGGGCGCCGTCCTGGGTGCCAACACCTGGTGGGCGGGCCGGTCGCCGCGCCGTATTGGCGATTCGGGGCCGCATCGAAGAAGCCATCGCCGACCGCCGCGCCAACCCGACCGATACCCCGGATGTCCTCAACACACTGCTGGATTTGGGCGCCGACGACGGCGCTCCACTAGAACATGAGAATCTTGTTGATCAGTTGATGGGCTTGTGGTTTGGCGGGTTCGACACCACCGCCTCGGCGCTGGTGTGGACGGTGGCCATGCTGGCGCAAAACCCCGATGCGATGGAGGCGCTGCGCGCTGAGGCCGATGCCTACACCGGCGATTTCGACTCGTATGGCGAGTTGGCCAAACTTCCCTACGCCAAAGCGGCGTTCGATGAAGCCCAACGCTTTCAGGGAGCGCTGCTGTTGACCCGCCAAGCGTTGGAGGACGACGAAATCGCCGGATACTTTGTGCCCGCGGGCAGTCAGGTCGGGGTCAGCGCCTACACCATCAATCGGCACCCAGCACTGTGGGATCACCCCGACCGCTATGACCCGATGCGCTGGCTCGACGACCGCAAAAACAGCCACCACCGGTTCCAGTGGGTGCAGTTCGGGGGCGGCCCGCGCCACTGCATCGGCGTCGGGCTGGCGTATCTGGAGGCGCAGTTCGCGCTGACCAAGATCGCCCAACGCTTCTACATCCAGCCCCGACCCGGCTGGACGCCGCGCCACGAGTTCCACCTCAGCGTCGGACTCAAAGGCGGCCTACCCGGCCGGATCATCCACCGCCACCGCAAGGCCACCGAATGA
- a CDS encoding zinc-binding dehydrogenase, whose amino-acid sequence MRAEPVRTARRGHPAYCESFVIRNLTGVGVEGSGTVRDAAGTPIASRWFGQSSFASHVIAAARNVVKVDPTIPLELLGPLGCGVLTGAGSILVALGVDRGDSVVVFGAGSVGLSAVMAAHVAGAATVVAVDRNRARLQPAAELGATHTFDANAPDLESQLIKVTGGGPRYALDTTGVPSVIETAIRVLLPSGTCGLVGAKQGDVVLDPNTLAFGRTDDRDPGGRCDTRSADFPADPAVASGSIPFRQIDHDLPAAKHQRGRTCQHRRRGRQTGSRSVNRGVFPPHSKGRQRCNIGTPRST is encoded by the coding sequence ATGCGTGCCGAGCCTGTTCGAACTGCCAGGCGGGGGCATCCGGCGTACTGCGAGTCGTTTGTCATCCGCAACCTCACCGGAGTCGGCGTCGAGGGCAGCGGCACTGTTCGCGACGCCGCCGGCACGCCCATCGCGTCGCGCTGGTTCGGTCAGTCGTCATTTGCCAGCCATGTGATCGCCGCGGCCCGCAACGTTGTCAAGGTGGATCCGACGATTCCGCTGGAGTTGCTCGGTCCGCTCGGGTGCGGCGTGCTGACCGGGGCCGGGTCGATTCTGGTCGCCCTGGGCGTTGACCGCGGTGACAGCGTGGTGGTGTTCGGCGCGGGAAGTGTGGGCCTGTCGGCGGTGATGGCGGCCCACGTCGCCGGTGCAGCGACGGTCGTGGCGGTGGACCGCAATCGCGCCCGGCTGCAACCTGCCGCCGAACTCGGCGCAACGCATACCTTCGACGCCAACGCGCCGGACCTGGAATCGCAGCTCATCAAAGTTACCGGTGGCGGCCCTCGGTACGCGTTGGACACCACCGGCGTGCCCTCGGTCATCGAGACCGCCATTCGTGTCCTGCTTCCCAGCGGCACCTGTGGACTCGTCGGCGCCAAACAAGGCGATGTGGTGTTGGACCCCAACACATTGGCCTTCGGTCGCACCGATGACCGGGATCCTGGAGGGCGATGCGACACCCGAAGTGCTGATTTCCCAGCTGATCCAGCTGTGGCGTCAGGGTCGATTCCCTTTCGACAAATTGATCACGACCTTCCCGCTGCAAAACATCAACGAGGCCGAACGTGCCAGCATCGCCGGCGCGGTCGTCAAACCGGTTCTCGTTCTGTGAATCGTGGGGTATTTCCACCACATTCGAAAGGAAGACAACGATGCAATATCGGCACACCACGCTCTACATAG
- a CDS encoding Lrp/AsnC family transcriptional regulator: MARRPRQHLDDVDHQLCRALMAEPRSSVRDLAAQAGVTNETVTSRLRRLRESNVLALTVVVDSETAGYRAGAVVRIKAPQPAAALLKERFAACGVAQFVAAAMGVCDLVVSILGVDLADLRTTLRSATRGVDNARVVGVDVVTGVLAYDVNALTLPIRPWSPRALPAPDPPLDELDCALIEQLAMAGHESNREIARRLEVSDATVRSRIRRLEDGGLVRLVAGVDPVAAGERRLFAMVFVSLDDESAIAALMQRATVMTGVTTIGAADLVLQIGGRSVHEVSGFVAELAGVAGIRDIAVAYLTDVVLHHNHLARFASSHRPARQRDQFCYTPAAATNKRRAAP, translated from the coding sequence ATGGCGCGCCGCCCCAGACAGCACCTTGATGATGTTGACCACCAGCTGTGCCGAGCGCTGATGGCCGAGCCTCGCAGCAGTGTGCGCGATCTTGCGGCCCAGGCAGGTGTCACCAACGAGACGGTGACCTCGCGACTGCGGCGATTGCGTGAATCCAACGTGTTGGCCCTGACGGTGGTGGTCGATTCGGAGACCGCGGGGTATAGGGCGGGCGCGGTGGTGCGCATCAAAGCCCCGCAGCCGGCCGCGGCGTTACTCAAGGAGCGGTTCGCCGCGTGCGGGGTTGCCCAGTTTGTTGCCGCGGCGATGGGTGTGTGCGATCTCGTGGTGTCGATTTTGGGCGTCGACCTCGCCGACCTGCGTACCACGCTGCGCTCGGCCACACGCGGTGTCGACAATGCGCGGGTTGTTGGGGTCGACGTCGTGACCGGCGTCTTGGCCTACGACGTCAACGCCTTGACTCTGCCGATTCGGCCCTGGTCGCCGCGCGCGCTGCCAGCGCCGGATCCACCACTCGACGAGCTCGACTGTGCACTGATCGAACAGCTCGCCATGGCCGGGCATGAATCGAATCGAGAAATTGCGCGGCGGTTGGAGGTCAGTGACGCTACGGTGCGGTCCCGAATCCGGCGGCTGGAAGACGGTGGACTGGTGCGGCTTGTCGCCGGGGTCGATCCGGTTGCTGCCGGGGAGCGGCGGCTATTCGCCATGGTGTTTGTCTCGCTGGACGACGAATCGGCGATCGCGGCGCTAATGCAGCGTGCGACGGTAATGACCGGCGTCACCACTATCGGAGCCGCCGATCTGGTGTTGCAGATCGGCGGCCGCTCGGTGCACGAGGTCAGCGGCTTCGTCGCGGAGCTGGCCGGTGTCGCCGGGATCCGCGACATCGCAGTCGCCTACCTGACCGACGTCGTGCTGCACCACAACCACCTGGCCCGGTTCGCGTCGTCACATCGGCCCGCGCGGCAGCGCGACCAGTTCTGTTACACACCGGCTGCCGCGACGAACAAACGACGCGCCGCGCCGTAA